From Pyrenophora tritici-repentis strain M4 chromosome 1, whole genome shotgun sequence, the proteins below share one genomic window:
- a CDS encoding cell morphogenesis protein (PAG1), translating into MDVDASVCWNNRVLTPVCAQYKSSPTSREPSQTRGRALTASSRSIASRSQTPAAKGASSNSSPDRTFHSLERKPSGSYAHNRNTSIVHGIQHSRNTSYVNSPATSPLSPHIIAAAAGATIDGAVMSQESIADAFAANGMQPGAGAGSVTGNVYGLAGAQAAASDGSITQRRPERAPSSRSSRKGHNHHRSQSRHPPHPHELKTVGEYALHHLFNAFISQAEHKINQCMTERGQPEVRVEAVCGPGVDPTFDQLIAALGHIARHKPKPLIDTIMLWRKAKSEEASKQRTQLLNARQASPIAHPHPSLSRRNTESTQQPDSQSANSMAPGPDYIIALQQTVTQAEQRSTVSTYLLCRVLIEIMTQTDLKNLTLEMAERLLGLFYGQLSTVDPDLVDISPLNLANWTIYSQLLGVLSGLIFKEVQERFVADLKVVDGHLSIKNQYNRDHEAKGALLIRALRHLKVDSYPEESWDQTCDFMLSMAKLFTSAHGQPVKYAYCQVLRELLLRIASKATVELDAPKWKTVIEMMKQRAAILIGKPKHWQEAFPLMAAILCASPTDVFLSQWLALVLSTQPRLKERATRAIALRGICRLVWTYIYRRGTEAPNIAVRRLDEIIRMVFLPGRRSYLSTESAIAEPLIQLTRIIGYKYQDLCFKTIIFPLLNSEMFTSGRELRVENLEPDRMVIGIRSFLAIMADLENTEQPPFPLTFEYDPNAVFSELPALPSSPRPMHPLPIKSTLLKEERLSRPVNFTGFAEVAKEYYNRFCKILGEITIICDNAFGGQAVLDEKFSLQTPKTPMADAFSFGRREDYLTTTDPRQGFYDLLHVAVQALPRCLSPHIPINALVNLLCTGTAHVQSNIAMSSAQSLKSIARQSYAQTVTIGFARFIFNFDDRYATMSDGGMLGAGHIENTLKLYVELLQIWIEEIKRKTRKAALDTPDDGSGNRAAQLDLSSVWAHVDEVESHGLFFLCSPSRRVRSYAVTVLRLVTEFDTALGGSSTRIIRVMEGSPQRVLDISDEKLSLAERSRLQRGMRKSNVHSTLVELCGSDVPYDATLWFKIFPNLIRISFEVCPFASTLTRDIVCARLSQMYRTLSSLSEGQRSTPYSPYEPSGSKPSGRLASTAPEVIIEQWKLYLIFAFTTLTSLGPTAASATQGQHSRKSSKSSQTSTNKLHTATELFAKVLPFLSVDNVAIRDAAVIGLGSVNLNLYRTLLESLQGIVAACAEEAKTRMGNHNRTISSPRPMNFRTDHLRTEITHVYKLTSQQFLKLPEAHNDEWIINNLMNYTKDLRIFLSDTEVQLEVRYLKLRTHYCGLVEVLFEGINKTSDPLRWMPFQARKAAFTLMEEWCGYSANQAQIRQREEHMRRSILDRAIEADNKGNVTAALEIEKRDLRTAALSAMAALCGGPVSITTDSKVLLQFDVSRMLSWIQSIFETPSDRTHAIGRRALSNLILHNREHPYLLDKAIEMCYLAVNSKALDSYFEVVAQVLTQHEDYTLPFWKVLSAGLYTLGHENSEIRMKSARLLRTLEAREGKNSKLQDLDISISDKTVAVYKLAQFETSRRLAKQHSELAFLVFSQFSFYFKELQPDHKRNMVAAMLPWVQSVELQVNPDGGPTGNSYMLLVNLFEITYTSGNALHNEIQALWQALATGPYGGNVQLILNFIISLCLDKREQNYVDYSKQIVVHLSSTPAGLKVIEFLLLQINPRSMVSEKREPMPPPPDAANLPYLVDLTTVLPSSNKQSGFALGQVCLIMLVDLMVSPVELAKEHIPLLLQVVLVLWDHYTAVVQDQAREMLVHLIHELVISKIEDDTPGIDKRSIEDFVEGIRQRDSKVVWSYDDKNGKDTADSTTKVPEPMEYVAAEVMKFFSFAYPGLREAWGRVALHWATSCPVRHIACRSFQLFRCILSSLDQQMLSDMLARLSNTISDEESDIQTFSMEILTTLRTIIEALAPEDLIQYPQLFWTTCACLDTIHEGEFMESLLMLDKFLDKLDLGDEDVLTTLEESCPDKWEGKFEGLAQLTYKGIRSSICLDRSLRILERLVVLPSSRIVGDDSRLMYTILANLPRFLRSFDPTVKDPSIRATAEVLAQVAEQYYQCTPLAEALTAIAMKRYRHEKDFLAQIMSTIRTAFSPENEFGSLVFLLGLLMNKIDWMKINTMEVLCVLLPEIDMRRPDMAAKGSDLFSPLLRLLQTAYCPQALRVLDYVINLNMTSTLTPFDKQHIRMSMAGSHSTRGYKKQFEKTQSLYGIPEDSGWSIPIPALHSQLTRANVHAVFYTCGHYGDLHASENETPKVEFRQEEFPFSPLSDYHRTATMTSEDTRGDSHIGELVMKLDSLDDFFEDDDDAETLTDLPNFSSSGRYMNSPYSHDMRENLYDQQTAPILNKSLTRNASVTSFQSGFISDVKLSPARDPGVMTPGAFSSFAGPSSTSGLSTTSNSSRPGLHARSATSPSAPNQQQRISPSLTSTALEEQGETFSDDEYATGRSNSTDKSGTFNLENIIKPVAHDTRSRFRSGMRRLTGGGGDNKEGAKTRDAIKLALQKSPQVPKVPDIYLVNPKSADL; encoded by the exons ATGGACGTCGATGCCTCGGTGTGCTGGAACAATCGTGTGCTGACCCCTGTGTGTGCCCAAT ACAAGTCGTCGCCCACATCGCGTGAACCCAGCCAGACCCGTGGCCGCGCCCTGACTGCCTCGTCTCGGTCCATTGCCTCGCGCTCTCAGACGCCGGCCGCAAAGGGTGCCAGTAGTAATTCGAGCCCCGACCGCACCTTCCACTCGCTTGAGCGCAAGCCGTCGGGCTCGTACGCCCACAATCGCAACACGTCCATCGTCCACGGCATCCAGCACTCGCGGAACACCAGCTACGTAAATTCCCCCGCCACGAGTCCGCTGAGTCCACACATTATTGCTGCCGCGGCAGGTGCCACCATCGATGGAGCCGTCATGTCGCAGGAATCTATAGCGGATGCCTTTGCCGCCAACGGCATGCAGCCGGGCGCGGGCGCGGGCAGTGTCACTGGCAACGTCTACGGCCTGGCAGGAGCCCAGGCTGCAGCGAGCGATGGCAGCATCACCCAGCGCCGACCGGAGCGAGCACCCAGCTCGCGCTCTTCGCGCAAAGGCCACAACCACCACCGCTCCCAGTCGAGGCACCCGCCGCACCCCCACGAGCTCAAGACGGTCGGCGAATATGCCCTGCACCACCTGTTCAACGCCTTTATCAGCCAGGCAGAGCACAAGATCAACCAGTGCATGACCGAGCGCGGCCAGCCTGAAGTGAGGGTTGAGGCGGTTTGCGGGCCCGGAGTAGACCCCACCTTCGACCAGCTCATAGCTGCCCTGGGCCATATAGCGCGCCACAAGCCAAAGCCGCTCATAGACACCATCATGCTATGGCGCAAGGCCAAGAGCGAGGAGGCCTCCAAACAGCGCACCCAGCTGCTCAACGCGAGGCAGGCCAGTCCGATAGCCCATCCTCATCCCTCACTGTCTCGTCGAAACACCGAGTCGACGCAGCAGCCAGACAGCCAATCTGCAAATTCCATGGCACCTGGCCCTGACTACATCATCGCTCTGCAGCAGACCGTAACTCAGGCCGAACAGCGCTCTACTGTCTCGACCTATCTCCTGTGTCGCGTGCTAATTGAGATTATGACCCAGACCGATCTCAAAAACCTCACTTTGGAAATGGCCGAGCGTCTTCTTGGCCTGTTCTATGGCCAGCTCAGCACTGTTGACCCTGACCTGGTGGACATTTCGCCCCTCAATCTCGCCAACTGGACCATCTACAGCCAGCTGCTCGGTGTACTGAGTGGCCTCATCTTCAAAGAGGTGCAGGAAAGATTCGTGGCCGACTTGAAGGTTGTTGATGGCCACCTGTCTATCAAGAATCAGTATAATCGAGACCATGAGGCCAAAGGAGCCCTACTGATTCGCGCTCTGAGACACCTGAAAGTGGATTCCTATCCCGAAGAGAGCTGGGACCAGACCTGCGATTTCATGCTTTCCATGGCGAAACTCTTCACCAGTGCCCATGGCCAGCCAGTCAAGTATGCTTACTGTCAAGTCCTCAGGGAGCTGTTGCTCCGCATCGCCTCAAAGGCCACGGTGGAGCTTGACGCACCCAAGTGGAAGACTGTAATCGAGATGATGAAGCAACGCGCGGCCATACTCATCGGAAAGCCCAAGCACTGGCAGGAAGCCTTTCCACTGATGGCAGCAATCTTGTGTGCTTCTCCAACCGACGTATTCCTCTCACAGTGGCTCGCATTAGTGCTTTCCACGCAGCCAAGGCTCAAGGAACGCGCTACTAGGGCCATTGCTCTCCGCGGTATTTGCCGACTTGTATGGACATACATATACAGGCGCGGTACCGAGGCTCCCAACATAGCCGTGCGCCGACTAGATGAAATTATACGCATGGTATTCCTACCAGGAAGACGCTCGTATCTTTCAACCGAATCGGCCATTGCGGAACCGCTGATACAACTCACGCGCATCATTGGCTACAAGTATCAGGACCTTTGCTTCAAAACCATAATTTTTCCTCTACTCAATTCGGAAATGTTTACTTCCGGACGAGAGTTGCGCGTTGAGAATCTGGAACCGGACCGCATGGTTATAGGTATTCGCTCATTTCTCGCCATCATGGCAGATCTTGAGAATACCGAACAACCTCCATTTCCGCTTACCTTTGAATACGATCCGAATGCCGTCTTCAGTGAGCTACCTGCTCTTCCATCAAGTCCGCGACCTATGCATCCTTTGCCTATAAAGTCCACCCTCCTCAAGGAAGAGCGTCTCTCCCGCCCTGTCAACTTTACTGGCTTTGCAGAGGTGGCAAAAGAGTACTACAACCGCTTCTGCAAAATCCTTGGCGAGATCACCATCATATGCGACAACGCTTTTGGCGGCCAAGCCGTGCTGGACGAGAAATTCTCTTTGCAGACACCCAAGACGCCCATGGCTGATGCCTTCAGCTTCGGTCGTCGCGAAGATTACCTGACAACGACCGATCCCCGTCAAGGGTTTTACGACTTACTGCATGTTGCCGTCCAGGCGCTGCCTCGGTGCCTGTCCCCACACATACCCATAAATGCACTTGTGAACTTGTTGTGCACTGGAACAGCACACGTCCAGAGCAATATTGCCATGTCCTCAGCTCAATCGCTCAAGTCCATAGCACGTCAGTCATACGCGCAAACCGTTACGATTGGATTTGCACGCTTCATCTTTAATTTCGATGATCGTTATGCTACCATGTCGGACGGCGGCATGCTTGGGGCTGGACATATTGAAAACACATTGAAGCTCTATGTTGAACTACTGCAAATATGGATCGAGGAGATCAAGCGGAAAACTCGCAAAGCAGCGCTAGACACTCCTGATGACGGTTCTGGCAACAGGGCTGCTCAGCTTGATCTTTCTTCCGTATGGGCTCACGTTGATGAGGTCGAGTCTCACGGCCTGTTTTTCCTGTGCTCGCCTTCACGTCGTGTTCGTTCCTACGCTGTCACCGTGCTCCGCCTTGTTACCGAATTCGATACGGCTTTGGGTGGGTCCAGCACACGGATCATCCGCGTAATGGAGGGTAGTCCGCAGAGAGTGCTTGACATTAGCGATGAAAAGCTGTCCCTAGCTGAGCGGAGTCGTCTGCAACGTGGTATGCGCAAAAGCAACGTACACAGCACACTGGTGGAATTGTGTGGCAGCGATGTCCCTTACGACGCCACACTATGGTTCAAGATCTTCCCGAACCTGATACGCATCAGCTTCGAAGTCTGTCCCTTTGCTTCGACACTCACTCGGGATATCGTTTGTGCAAGACTGTCTCAGATGTACAGGACGCTTTCCTCCCTCTCCGAAGGCCAACGTTCAACGCCTTACTCGCCGTATGAGCCTAGCGGGAGCAAGCCCAGCGGTCGGTTGGCTTCTACCGCTCCGGAAGTCATCATCGAACAATGGAAGCTCTATCTCATCTTTGCTTTTACGACATTGACGAGCTTGGGCCCAACGGCTGCGTCGGCCACACAAGGACAACATTCGCGGAAGAGCTCCAAGTCGTCACAAACTAGTACCAACAAACTGCATACCGCTACCGAGTTATTTGCCAAGGTTCTCCCGTTCTTGTCAGTGGACAATGTCGCCATACGAGACGCCGCAGTCATCGGGCTCGGCTCCGTCAATCTGAATCTTTACCGTACGCTACTTGAGTCGCTTCAAGGCATCGTGGCTGCTTGTGCCGAAGAAGCCAAGACTCGAATGGGCAACCACAACAGAACCATCAGTAGCCCACGCCCCATGAACTTCCGGACCGATCACCTCCGAACGGAGATCACACATGTATACAAGTTGACATCACAACAATTTCTTAAACTTCCAGAGGCCCACAATGACGAGTGGATAATCAATAATCTAATGAACTACACCAAGGACCTGAGAATTTTTCTCAGCGATACCGAAGTTCAGCTTGAGGTACGATATCTGAAGCTGCGCACGCACTACTGTGGCTTGGTAGAAGTATTATTTGAGGGCATCAACAAGACCAGCGACCCCCTACGCTGGATGCCATTTCAAGCTCGCAAAGCAGCTTTTACGTTGATGGAAGAGTGGTGCGGATACTCCGCGAACCAAGCTCAGATCCGCCAGCGAGAAGAACACATGCGACGTTCTATACTTGACCGGGCGATAGAAGCGGACAACAAAGGCAATGTGACTGCCGCTCTCGAAATCGAGAAGCGGGATCTCCGGACTGCAGCTCTGAGCGCCATGGCTGCATTATGTGGTGGGCCAGTCAGCATCACGACGGACAGCAAAGTGTTACTCCAGTTCGATGTCAGTCGTATGCTTTCGTGGATTCAGAGCATCTTCGAAACCCCGAGCGACCGAACGCACGCTATCGGTCGTCGGGCACTGTCCAACCTCATCCTGCACAACCGCGAGCACCCATATCTGCTGGACAAGGCAATCGAAATGTGCTATCTTGCTGTAAACAGCAAAGCGCTCGACAGCTACTTTGAAGTTGTCGCCCAAGTTCTTACCCAGCACGAGGACTACACATTACCATTTTGGAAGGTGCTAAGTGCAGGTCTCTATACACTGGGACATGAGAATAGTGAGATACGTATGAAGTCTGCCCGGTTGCTTCGCACACTTGAAGCCCGTGAAGGAAAGAACTCGAAGTTGCAAGACCTGGATATCAGCATCTCGGACAAAACAGTCGCTGTTTACAAGCTTGCCCAATTCGAGACCTCCCGCAGGCTCGCCAAACAACATTCCGAACTTGCTTTTTTGGTATTTTCGCAATTCTCATTCTACTTCAAAGAGCTCCAGCCTGATCACAAGCGTAACATGGTCGCTGCTATGCTTCCATGGGTGCAATCAGTCGAATTGCAAGTAAATCCGGATGGAGGACCAACAGGCAACTCATACATGCTCCTCGTCAACCTTTTCGAGATCACCTACACTTCTGGAAATGCACTACACAACGAGATTCAAGCACTCTGGCAAGCATTAGCAACAGGGCCGTACGGGGGAAACGTGCAGCTCATTCTGAACTTCATCATCAGCCTCTGTTTGGACAAGCGAGAGCAGAACTATGTCGACTACTCGAAGCAAATCGTAGTTCATTTATCCAGTACTCCCGCAGGCTTAAAGGTGATTGAATTTTTGCTCCTACAGATCAACCCACGGTCTATGGTGAGCGAGAAGCGCGAACCCATGCCACCACCGCCGGATGCGGCTAACCTCCCCTACCTGGTCGATCTCACAACAGTGTTGCCGAGTAGCAACAAGCAGTCCGGCTTTGCCTTGGGACAGGTCTGTCTCATCATGCTGGTAGACCTCATGGTTTCGCCAGTTGAACTTGCCAAAGAGCACATTCCGTTGCTTCTGCAAGTGGTTCTCGTGCTCTGGGACCACTACACTGCAGTTGTTCAAGACCAAGCTCGCGAGATGCTTGTACATCTCATTCACGAATTAGTCATCTCTAAGATCGAGGATGATACTCCAGGCATCGACAAAAGGTCTATCGAAGACTTTGTTGAAGGCATCCGTCAGCGTGACAGCAAGGTGGTATGGAGTTATGACGATAAAAACGGAAAAGACACCGCAGACTCAACAACAAAGGTGCCTGAGCCCATGGAATACGTTGCTGCAGAGGTGATGAAATTCTTTTCGTTCGCTTATCCGGGACTAAGAGAAGCCTGGGGAAGAGTGGCTCTTCATTGGGCTACATCTTGCCCAGTCCGACACATCGCATGTCGATCATTCCAGCTTTTCCGTTGCATACTCAGCTCGCTCGACCAGCAGATGCTCTCCGACATGCTTGCAAGACTTTCAAACACTATTTCCGATGAGGAGAGTGACATACAGACCTTTTCCATGGAGATATTGACAACTTTACGAACCATCATCGAAGCCTTGGCACCCGAAGATCTCATCCAGTATCCACAACTGTTCTGGACCACCTGCGCATGTTTGGACACGATACACGAAGGCGAGTTCATGGAAAGTCTGCTCATGCTAGACAAGTTTCTTGACAAGCTCGACTTGGGCGATGAGGACGTGCTCACCACCTTGGAAGAGAGTTGCCCGGATAAATGGGAAGGCAAGTTTGAAGGCCTCGCCCAATTAACGTACAAGGGCATACGCTCTAGTATATGTCTCGATCGTTCTTTACGAATCCTGGAGAGGCTAGTAGTCTTGCCCTCCAGTCGCATCGTGGGCGATGACAGCCGACTGATGTATACTATTCTCGCAAACCTACCGAGGTTCCTCCGTTCCTTCGACCCGACAGTGAAAGACCCAAGCATTAGAGCGACAGCCGAAGTGCTTGCTCAGGTGGCCGAGCAGTACTACCAGTGCACGCCACTTGCCGAAGCCCTGACCGCAATCGCTATGAAGCGATATCGACACGAGAAGGACTTCCTCGCGCAGATCATGTCGACGATACGTACGGCATTCTCCCCAGAAAACGAGTTTGGTAGCCTGGTTTTCCTTCTTGGGCTACTGATGAACAAGATCGATTGGATGAAGATCAACACCATGGAAGTTCTGTGTGTTCTCTTACCGGAGATTGATATGCGTCGACCAGACATGGCCGCCAAAGGGTCTGATCTCTTTTCGCCACTTCTGCGATTACTGCAAACCGCCTACTGCCCCCAAGCTCTGAGGGTCCTGGATTACGTCATCAATCTCAATATGACGAGCACATTAACGCCGTTTGACAAACAACACATTCGCATGAGCATGGCCGGCTCACACTCTACCAGAGGGTACAAGAAACAGTTTGAAAAGACACAGTCGCTTTATGGCATTCCTGAGGACAGTGGCTGGTCGATCCCGATACCTGCTTTGCATTCGCAGTTGACGAGAGCAAATGTCCACGCCGTCTTCTACACCTGCGGCCATTATGGTGACTTACATGCATCCGAGAACGAAACGCCAAAGGTGGAGTTCCGCCAGGAGGAGTTTCCCTTCAGCCCACTATCCGACTACCACCGAACAGCAACCATGACATCTGAAGACACTCGAGGGGATAGTCACATTGGCGAACTCGTCATGAAACTGGATAGCCTTGATGACTTCTtcgaggatgatgatgatgccGAGACGTTGACGGACTTGCCCAACTTCTCTTCATCGGGACGATACATGAATTCACCCTACTCACACGACATGCGCGAAAACCTTTACGATCAACAAACTGCGCCAATTCTAAACAAGTCACTCACACGAAACGCAAGCGTGACATCTTTTCAGTCGGGCTTCATATCTGACGTGAAGCTCTCGCCCGCCAGAGACCCTGGCGTCATGACACCCGGGGCGTTCAGTTCTTTTGCCGGCCCCTCTTCCACTTCCGGCCTGTCCACCACAAGCAACTCGTCCCGCCCAGGCCTCCACGCCCGCTCTGCAACATCACCGTCTGCCCCCAACCAACAGCAGCGCATCTCCCCGTCTCTTACATCGACCGCCTTGGAAGAGCAAGGTGAAACCTTTTCCGACGACGAGTACGCTACCGGCCGCTCGAACAGCACAGACAAGAGCGGGACCTTTAATCTAGAAAACATCATCAAGCCCGTCGCTCACGATACGAGGAGCCGGTTCCGAAGTGGCATGAGGAGATTGACGGGTGGAGGCGGCGACAACAAGGAAGGTGCAAAGACGAGAGATGCAATCAAGTTGGCGTTGCAGAAGAGCCCACAGGTACCAAAAGTACCGGATATTTATCTCGTAAACCCCAAGAGTGCGGATCTATAA
- a CDS encoding Exo-beta-1,3-glucanase, producing MRFSTALAFAAAAIGSALAQDPIMGFNSGSTDDKGNAKTQDDFEKEFRTAKGLQGAPGNFTTIRLYTNIQQGSDNEPIAAFPAAIATNTKLLLGIWASGTNNIDGELKALSAAVKQYGTKLTDLIVGCSVGSEDLYRNSVDGVKAKAGVGNSAELIVKFIKDTRQALANTPLKDVKITHVDTWTAWVNSSNKAVIDELDFLSVNAFPFYEEEHDNTIDNAGKLLSSAISAVEGVAGGKDVWLTETGWAYSGPDFGKAKSTVDNAAKYWTDVGCSLFGKRNTFWYTLRDANPANKVKFAITDNLSTTPRFNLSCPAKKDLPNPETITNGNITSARNTTSNGGSNSTGGSSSSGGNGGSPANGGPTPTGTMPPQSTGAGAVNSVSVSMLLSVIFAAAAWAL from the exons ATGCGTTTCTCTACTGCACTTGCCTTCGCGGCAGCTGCTATCGGCAGCGCGCTTGCGCAAGACCCCATCATGGGCTTCAACAGCGGCTCCACCGATGACAAGGGCAATGCGAAGACCCAGGACGACTTCGAGAAGGAGTTCCGCACGGCGAAGGGCCTCCAGGGCGCGCCGGGCAACTTCACCACCATCCGCCTTTACACCAACATTCAGCAGGGATCCGACAATGAGCCCATTGCTGCCTTCCCGGCTGCCATCGCCACCAACACGAAGCTTCTGCTTGGTATCTGGGCCTCGGGaaccaacaacatcgacgGTGAGCTCAAGGCATTGAGCGCTGCAGTCAAGCAGTACGGCACCAAGCTCACAGATCTCATTGTCGGTTGCTCGGTCGGTAGCGAGGATTTGTACCGCAACTCGGTAGACGGTGTCAAGGCCAAGGCTGGTGTTGGTAACAGCGCCGAGTTGATTGTAAAGTTCATCAAGGACACTCGCCAGGCTCTCGCAAACACACCTCTCAAGGACGTCAAGATCACCC ACGTCGACACCTGGACTGCTTGGGTCAACTCTTCCAACAAGGCCGTCATTGACGAACTCGACTTCCTTTCCGTAAACGCATTCCCCTTTTACGAGGAGGAGCACGACAACACCATCGACAACGCAGGCAAGCTTCTGAGCAGCGCCATCAGCGCAGTCGAGGGCGTAGCAGGAGGCAAGGACGTCTGGCTCACCGAGACTGGCTGGGCATACAGCGGCCCTGATTTCGGCAAGGCCAAGTCGACCGTCGACAACGCTGCCAAGTACTGGACCGACGTCGGCTGCTCGCTCTTCGGCAAGAGGAACACCTTCTGGTACACTCTGCGCGACGCCAACCCAGCCAACAAGGTCAAGTTCGCCATCACTGACAACCTGAGCACCACTCCTCGCTTCAACCTCTCTTGCCCTGCCAAGAAAGACCTGCCTAACCCGGAGACCATCACCAACGGCAACATCACCAGCGCTAGGAACACTACCTCCAACGGCGGTAGCAACTCCACTGGCGgtagcagcagcagcggcggAAACGGCGGCAGCCCTGCCAACGGCGGTCCTACACCAACCGGAACCATGCCTCCCCAGTCCACCGGTGCGGGAGCCGTCAACTCGGTCTCCGTGTCCATGCTCCTTTCCGTCATCTTTGCCGCCGCCGCCTGGGCCTTGTAA